A part of Kineococcus rhizosphaerae genomic DNA contains:
- the pth gene encoding aminoacyl-tRNA hydrolase, which translates to MSEVWLVVGLGNPGSEYERTRHNVGQMVLDELASRAGGSFKRHKSGARVAEVRLGVLPGGAPGPRVVLAAPTSYMNVSGGPVAGLAKYFDVDVERVVVLHDELDIDFGAVRLKRGGGEGGHNGLRSISKSLGDKDYHRVRVGIGRPPGRQDPADFVLKEFSSTEKKDLPFLLMDAADAVEKLVLDGLEAAQQKFHAPA; encoded by the coding sequence GTGAGCGAGGTCTGGCTCGTCGTCGGCCTGGGCAACCCCGGGTCCGAGTACGAGCGCACCCGGCACAACGTGGGCCAGATGGTGCTCGACGAGCTGGCCTCGCGCGCGGGAGGTTCCTTCAAGCGGCACAAGTCCGGGGCCAGGGTCGCCGAGGTGCGCCTCGGCGTCCTGCCCGGCGGTGCCCCCGGGCCGCGGGTGGTGCTGGCGGCCCCCACGTCCTACATGAACGTCTCCGGCGGTCCCGTGGCCGGGCTGGCGAAGTACTTCGACGTCGACGTCGAGCGCGTCGTGGTCCTGCACGACGAGCTGGACATCGACTTCGGGGCGGTCCGGTTGAAGCGCGGCGGCGGCGAAGGTGGCCACAACGGTCTGCGCTCGATCTCGAAGTCGCTGGGCGACAAGGACTACCACCGGGTGCGGGTCGGCATCGGCCGCCCCCCGGGCCGACAGGACCCGGCCGACTTCGTGCTCAAGGAGTTCTCGAGCACGGAGAAGAAGGACCTGCCGTTCCTGCTGATGGACGCCGCGGACGCGGTGGAGAAGCTCGTCCTGGACGGGCTGGAGGCGGCGCAGCAGAAGTTCCACGCCCCCGCCTAG
- a CDS encoding glycosyltransferase: MSPAVGPEADAPSSARGARVLTVASLLVGVVNYAFSLALTHVLPIAQFAVVGAGQALLLTAGTVASTSVSWVLAQALLQARSVADRRAALWFSVCTNLVLGVLGGAVTFALASRFASPAASVVLAAGVFGVFCSATSVGLLQGEERLGLLGAGRIGEVLVKVAAGLVLVVAGAGAVGALGGFLAGSLLLVALGVVVARGDLRPVRGALRLRRLWAPALGVVGVQGLVAVLTSADLVLVAVLADDPAQASTYQAAMIVSRVPLFVATALSTSVFAVVVRDPARSAAALRRTSLAYALLCAPYAAALTVAPPPLLHVVFPSGYSLAGVLPWTAGAGLVLGWVVLLATYVQARTLYRRSVVAQSLCLVVHVAALVAGYLVAGVPGLAAGALAGFVVTCAGLFAAVPRSWRPAFALPRTVLLGSVVFAVALLALRPHVIAWVALAVVVGVGLALLGLRSTGPLPPAPDVTDPSRRLRILHLGFEDPRKPGSGGGAVRTREIDERLARHHDVTVLVSNYPGAVERVENGVRWVPVGLPLGYFTGIVSYFLAVPFAMRRFEADLVVEDFGAPVGSFLPQLWTAKPVVAVVQWLGAEEKAKQYHLPFHWVQNLGVRRHRTLIAMSEDLADRLRAVNPAAEVVVLPNGVVRDAFDAGGTRGDDVVFLGRLEVEQKGLDLLLPAFAAVADRLPGRLVIAGDGAGRAAVERMAVELGIGDRVVFAGRVEGGAKYALLASALLVAMPSRQETFGIVAAESLACGTPVVAFEIPSLREVVVAGTGVLVPAFDVAAFGAAMARLAADRAWLDVMGAAGRVHARGYDWDDVARRQDDLYRRLAGV; the protein is encoded by the coding sequence GTGAGCCCCGCGGTCGGTCCGGAGGCGGACGCGCCCTCCAGCGCCCGGGGGGCGCGGGTCCTCACCGTCGCCTCGCTGCTGGTGGGGGTCGTGAACTACGCGTTCTCGCTGGCGCTGACCCACGTGCTGCCCATCGCGCAGTTCGCCGTCGTCGGAGCCGGGCAGGCGTTGCTGCTGACGGCCGGGACGGTGGCCTCGACGTCGGTGTCCTGGGTCCTGGCGCAGGCGCTGCTGCAGGCGCGCTCGGTGGCCGACCGGCGCGCGGCGCTGTGGTTCTCGGTGTGCACGAACCTCGTCCTCGGCGTCCTCGGCGGGGCGGTGACGTTCGCGCTGGCGTCGCGCTTCGCCTCGCCGGCCGCGTCCGTCGTGCTCGCCGCCGGGGTGTTCGGCGTGTTCTGCTCGGCCACGAGCGTCGGGCTGCTGCAGGGCGAGGAACGCCTGGGTCTGCTCGGGGCGGGCCGCATCGGTGAGGTCCTGGTCAAGGTGGCCGCGGGGTTGGTCCTCGTCGTCGCCGGGGCCGGTGCCGTCGGCGCGCTGGGGGGTTTCCTCGCCGGGTCGCTGCTGCTGGTCGCCCTGGGGGTCGTCGTGGCCCGCGGGGACCTGCGGCCCGTCCGGGGTGCGCTGCGGCTGCGCCGGCTGTGGGCGCCGGCCCTGGGGGTCGTCGGGGTGCAGGGCCTCGTCGCGGTGCTCACCTCGGCCGACCTCGTCCTCGTCGCGGTCCTGGCCGACGACCCGGCGCAGGCCTCGACCTACCAGGCCGCCATGATCGTCTCGCGGGTCCCGCTGTTCGTGGCGACGGCCCTGAGCACGTCCGTCTTCGCCGTCGTCGTGCGCGACCCGGCCCGTTCGGCGGCCGCGCTGCGCCGGACGTCGCTGGCCTACGCGTTGCTGTGCGCGCCGTACGCCGCCGCCCTGACGGTGGCGCCGCCCCCGCTCCTGCACGTCGTCTTCCCCTCCGGGTACTCCCTGGCCGGGGTGCTGCCCTGGACGGCGGGCGCGGGGCTCGTGCTCGGCTGGGTCGTGCTGCTCGCGACGTACGTGCAGGCGCGGACGCTGTACCGGCGTTCCGTCGTCGCGCAGTCGCTGTGCCTGGTGGTCCACGTCGCCGCCCTGGTCGCCGGGTACCTCGTGGCGGGGGTGCCGGGGCTGGCCGCGGGCGCGCTCGCGGGGTTCGTCGTGACGTGCGCCGGGCTGTTCGCCGCGGTCCCGCGCTCGTGGCGGCCGGCGTTCGCGCTGCCCCGGACCGTGCTGCTCGGATCGGTCGTGTTCGCGGTGGCGCTGCTCGCGCTGCGCCCGCACGTGATCGCCTGGGTGGCGCTGGCGGTGGTCGTCGGGGTGGGCCTGGCCCTGCTGGGGTTGCGGTCCACGGGGCCTCTCCCGCCGGCTCCCGACGTGACCGATCCGTCGCGGCGGCTGCGAATCCTGCACCTGGGTTTCGAGGACCCCCGCAAACCCGGGTCCGGCGGGGGAGCGGTGCGCACCCGGGAGATCGACGAACGGCTCGCCCGTCACCACGACGTGACCGTGCTCGTCTCGAACTACCCGGGTGCCGTCGAACGCGTCGAGAACGGTGTCCGCTGGGTCCCCGTCGGTCTGCCGCTGGGGTACTTCACCGGGATCGTCAGCTACTTCCTCGCGGTGCCGTTCGCGATGCGCCGGTTCGAGGCCGACCTGGTCGTGGAGGACTTCGGCGCCCCGGTGGGCAGTTTCCTGCCGCAGTTGTGGACGGCGAAACCCGTCGTCGCGGTCGTGCAGTGGCTGGGCGCCGAGGAGAAGGCGAAGCAGTACCACCTGCCGTTCCACTGGGTGCAGAACCTCGGCGTCCGCCGCCACCGCACGCTCATCGCGATGTCCGAGGACCTCGCCGACCGGCTGCGCGCGGTGAACCCCGCCGCCGAGGTCGTGGTCCTGCCCAACGGCGTCGTGCGCGACGCGTTCGACGCCGGGGGGACCCGTGGCGACGACGTGGTGTTCCTCGGCCGGCTGGAGGTCGAGCAGAAGGGGCTGGACCTGCTGCTGCCCGCCTTCGCCGCGGTCGCGGACCGCCTGCCGGGCCGTCTGGTGATCGCCGGTGACGGCGCGGGCCGGGCCGCCGTGGAGCGGATGGCCGTCGAGCTCGGCATCGGCGACCGCGTGGTGTTCGCGGGCCGGGTCGAGGGTGGGGCCAAGTACGCCCTGCTCGCCTCCGCGCTGCTGGTGGCCATGCCGTCGCGGCAGGAGACGTTCGGGATCGTGGCCGCGGAGTCCCTCGCCTGCGGGACGCCCGTCGTCGCCTTCGAGATCCCGTCCCTGCGCGAGGTCGTCGTCGCGGGGACCGGGGTCCTGGTCCCCGCGTTCGACGTCGCCGCGTTCGGCGCGGCGATGGCGCGGCTGGCCGCGGACCGCGCCTGGCTGGACGTCATGGGGGCGGCCGGGCGGGTGCACGCCCGCGGGTACGACTGGGACGACGTCGCGCGCCGCCAGGACGACCTGTACCGGCGGCTGGCGGGGGTGTGA
- a CDS encoding glycoside hydrolase family 26 protein — MKTTKTPRRHRFTSLAAALVTAGSALVATATVNAPAADAATIPVNTKAGVFSTGSRATVTEWGQWVGRDVGVTTAFIPHMTWNDISNWQWGVGLYADRYHRVAWAVPMLPDTAGVSIQQGAAGQYNGYYKSLAQLLVKNNQGDSIIRLGWEFNSDSYKWSAKKDPAAWVAYWRQVVTTMRSVPGANFSFNWSPGSGNNMGQFDSAKAYPGDAYVDIVGQSLYDHSKSFKASQSVERWGNFYNQPGGLKWLAEFGKAHGKPIAFSEWGLTKSCDGLDSGDDTYFIQKFYDYVSNNNVAYESYFNKDVNGCEQHALNTGNFPKAAALYKKLWSAGFVASVAPVTSGTPATDTTLIRTRVDSDVTSAKFDLNGAHLHGANYIDVNVPKKSTRAVYFYLDKAATGTPTKTEWTAPYDFGGMSPISPSALPTDVSSWTPGQHTMTVVVSRYNLPNLVQTATFQVG; from the coding sequence ATGAAGACCACGAAGACCCCCCGTCGCCACCGGTTCACCAGCCTCGCCGCCGCGCTCGTCACCGCCGGCAGCGCCCTCGTGGCCACCGCGACCGTGAACGCCCCGGCCGCCGACGCCGCCACGATCCCGGTCAACACCAAGGCGGGCGTGTTCTCCACCGGTTCGCGCGCCACCGTCACCGAGTGGGGCCAGTGGGTCGGGCGCGACGTCGGCGTCACGACCGCCTTCATCCCGCACATGACCTGGAACGACATCTCCAACTGGCAGTGGGGCGTGGGCCTGTACGCCGACCGCTACCACCGGGTGGCCTGGGCAGTCCCGATGCTGCCCGACACCGCCGGGGTCAGCATCCAGCAGGGTGCGGCGGGCCAGTACAACGGGTACTACAAGTCGCTCGCCCAGCTGCTCGTCAAGAACAACCAGGGTGACTCCATCATCCGCCTGGGCTGGGAGTTCAACTCCGACAGCTACAAGTGGAGCGCGAAGAAGGACCCCGCCGCCTGGGTCGCCTACTGGCGCCAGGTCGTCACGACGATGCGCTCGGTCCCCGGCGCGAACTTCTCGTTCAACTGGTCGCCCGGCAGCGGCAACAACATGGGGCAGTTCGACTCCGCCAAGGCCTACCCCGGTGACGCCTACGTCGACATCGTCGGGCAGTCCCTGTACGACCACAGCAAGAGCTTCAAGGCCTCGCAGAGCGTGGAGCGCTGGGGGAACTTCTACAACCAGCCCGGTGGCCTGAAGTGGCTGGCGGAGTTCGGCAAGGCGCACGGCAAGCCGATCGCCTTCTCGGAGTGGGGCCTGACCAAGAGCTGCGACGGCCTGGACAGCGGTGACGACACCTACTTCATCCAGAAGTTCTACGACTACGTGTCGAACAACAACGTCGCGTACGAGAGCTACTTCAACAAGGACGTCAACGGCTGCGAGCAGCACGCGCTGAACACCGGCAACTTCCCGAAGGCCGCGGCGCTCTACAAGAAGCTCTGGTCCGCCGGGTTCGTGGCCTCGGTCGCCCCCGTGACGAGCGGCACCCCGGCGACCGACACCACGCTGATCCGCACGCGGGTCGACTCCGACGTCACCTCGGCCAAGTTCGACCTGAACGGTGCCCACCTGCACGGCGCGAACTACATCGACGTCAACGTCCCCAAGAAGTCCACGCGCGCCGTGTACTTCTACCTCGACAAGGCCGCGACCGGCACCCCCACCAAGACCGAGTGGACCGCGCCCTACGACTTCGGCGGGATGTCCCCGATCTCCCCGTCCGCCCTGCCGACCGACGTCTCGTCCTGGACCCCCGGCCAGCACACGATGACCGTCGTGGTGAGCCGCTACAACCTGCCGAACCTCGTCCAGACCGCGACCTTCCAGGTCGGCTGA
- a CDS encoding PIG-L deacetylase family protein: MYEELPGFDLDAVGPSRWVVLSPHLDDAVLSCGNLLLALAGRGWPATVATFFTECSAPLTLSAQAFLRQCGASSAPVLYEERRREDAEAVAACGARALHAGLPDALFRRFRSSVVPELAHVYPTWRFHLSRGVVSRRDPAVALVDRLLADLLAEPSDLPTVLVAPMGIGGHVDHVLVGQAAERARGRAGVRVVRYADVPYVLSSALPAGVRRFAGPGKAEVIGHYRNQVHALFPQGVPVGLPDLLAA, encoded by the coding sequence ATGTACGAGGAGCTGCCCGGGTTCGACCTCGACGCCGTCGGGCCCTCGCGGTGGGTCGTGCTCTCACCGCACCTGGACGACGCGGTGCTGTCCTGCGGGAACCTGCTCCTGGCGCTGGCCGGGCGAGGGTGGCCCGCGACCGTCGCGACGTTCTTCACGGAGTGCTCGGCGCCGCTGACCCTGTCGGCGCAGGCGTTCCTGCGCCAGTGCGGGGCCTCGTCGGCGCCGGTGCTGTACGAGGAGCGGCGGCGCGAGGACGCCGAGGCCGTCGCGGCCTGCGGGGCGCGGGCGCTGCACGCGGGCCTGCCGGACGCCCTGTTCCGGCGGTTCCGCTCCTCCGTCGTGCCCGAGCTGGCGCACGTCTACCCGACGTGGAGGTTCCACCTCTCGCGCGGGGTGGTCTCGCGCCGCGATCCGGCGGTGGCGCTCGTGGACCGGCTCCTGGCCGACCTGCTGGCGGAACCGTCGGACCTGCCGACGGTGCTGGTCGCGCCGATGGGGATCGGGGGGCACGTGGACCACGTGCTCGTCGGGCAGGCCGCCGAGCGCGCCCGGGGGCGCGCGGGCGTGCGGGTGGTGCGGTACGCCGACGTCCCGTACGTCCTCTCCTCCGCGCTGCCGGCGGGGGTCCGGCGGTTCGCGGGACCGGGGAAGGCCGAGGTCATCGGGCACTACCGGAACCAGGTCCACGCCCTGTTCCCGCAAGGGGTTCCGGTGGGGTTGCCGGACCTGCTGGCGGCGTGA
- a CDS encoding glycosyltransferase family 4 protein has protein sequence MSIDPGTRPLTEAVPFPLQGKRVLLLNWRDRTHPLAGGAEVYTWNIGERLVAGGSEVTVFTARHAGSARTGLDRGMRVVRGGGTFGVYLAAAWFLLRHRRRFDAVVDFQNGIPFFAPLFAGRRRAVVVVVHHVHTEQFALHFSPLFSRIGQFLEGPASRRVYGRRPVVAVSPSTRRDVRRRLKLRGPIHVVPNGTAARPTVPAGARSPFPHVVVVSRLVSHKRFDLLLEAVPDLLATHPDLRVDIAGDGPDRAALQARAAELGLDDVVTFHGFVSAEQREQLLAAGWVTAAPSQAEGWGLTVVEANAAGVPAVAFDVPGLRDSVVHGRTGWIVPTGTPLAAGLDHALRELADPRTAGSMADRCRTWAGSFSWETSAERLAGVVAGEIDARRSRSRREASDLSVRVEADLRGFSGDVDALLTRLPQVLRRSDEWVVDGHTLQVLLHGCDQAVASEVMDRLGLALCSRMRLATSSDLLTGAR, from the coding sequence GTGAGCATCGACCCCGGAACCCGCCCCCTGACCGAAGCCGTCCCGTTCCCCCTGCAGGGCAAACGGGTCCTCCTGCTGAACTGGCGCGACCGCACGCACCCCCTCGCCGGGGGCGCGGAGGTCTACACCTGGAACATCGGCGAGCGCCTCGTCGCCGGCGGCAGCGAGGTCACCGTCTTCACCGCCCGCCACGCCGGGTCCGCCCGCACCGGGCTCGACCGCGGCATGAGGGTCGTGCGCGGCGGCGGGACCTTCGGCGTCTACCTCGCCGCGGCGTGGTTCCTGCTGCGCCACCGGCGGCGCTTCGACGCCGTCGTCGACTTCCAGAACGGCATCCCGTTCTTCGCCCCGCTGTTCGCGGGCCGCCGGCGCGCCGTCGTGGTCGTCGTCCACCACGTCCACACCGAGCAGTTCGCCCTGCACTTCTCCCCCTTGTTCAGCCGCATCGGGCAGTTCCTCGAGGGCCCCGCGTCCCGGCGCGTGTACGGCAGGCGACCCGTCGTCGCCGTCTCGCCCTCCACCCGCCGCGACGTGCGCCGCCGCCTGAAGCTGCGCGGACCCATCCACGTCGTGCCCAACGGCACCGCCGCGCGGCCCACCGTCCCCGCCGGTGCGCGCTCGCCGTTCCCGCACGTCGTCGTCGTCAGCCGGCTCGTCAGCCACAAGCGGTTCGACCTGCTCCTCGAGGCGGTCCCCGACCTCCTCGCCACCCACCCCGACCTGCGCGTCGACATCGCCGGCGACGGCCCCGACCGGGCCGCGCTGCAGGCCCGGGCCGCCGAGCTCGGCCTCGACGACGTCGTCACCTTCCACGGTTTCGTCTCCGCCGAGCAGCGCGAGCAGCTGCTCGCCGCCGGCTGGGTCACCGCCGCCCCCTCCCAGGCCGAGGGCTGGGGCCTGACCGTCGTCGAGGCCAACGCCGCCGGCGTGCCCGCCGTCGCCTTCGACGTCCCCGGCCTGCGCGACTCCGTCGTGCACGGCCGCACCGGCTGGATCGTGCCCACCGGCACCCCGCTGGCCGCCGGCCTCGACCACGCCCTGCGCGAACTCGCCGACCCCCGCACCGCCGGGTCGATGGCCGACCGGTGCCGCACCTGGGCCGGGTCGTTCTCCTGGGAGACCAGCGCCGAACGCCTCGCGGGGGTCGTCGCCGGGGAGATCGACGCCCGGCGCTCGCGCTCGCGCCGCGAGGCCAGCGACCTGTCCGTGCGCGTCGAGGCCGACCTGCGCGGTTTCTCCGGGGACGTCGACGCCCTGCTCACCCGGCTGCCGCAGGTGCTGCGCCGCTCCGACGAGTGGGTCGTCGACGGCCACACCCTGCAGGTCCTGCTGCACGGCTGCGACCAGGCCGTCGCCTCGGAGGTCATGGACCGGCTCGGGCTGGCGCTGTGCTCGCGGATGCGGCTGGCCACCAGCTCCGACCTGCTGACCGGCGCCCGGTGA
- a CDS encoding glycosyl hydrolase, with protein MALLAVIVVGTVVVVDRTRDEAPRGSGLPWASGGSDDRGIGSFERWRGRPVDVRVMWNNTETWDRAERNYVLREAAEQGERRLVSYGVPLVTEEAGQSLAGCAAGRNDGHFRVMAQGIVDTGFGDAIVRPGWEGSASWYPWGVTSPRNTADGDDVEVAEERFRRCFARLAAVFREVAPDTRLELNYGNGIGRVTNIADVYPGDEFVDIVANDVYLSSETTSAAAWTESCWAGTAERPVGLCRLAQFAREHGKRFAVPEWAVDAREAPDADQVAYVEGMVALFAANTDVLAYEGYFNRTNDPDERCRYRLDEGCNAGAAQAYLRLLGPRASVAGTGNATAAQPPGRTGELRGSG; from the coding sequence GTGGCGCTGCTGGCCGTGATCGTCGTGGGCACCGTCGTGGTCGTGGACCGGACCCGGGACGAGGCCCCCCGCGGATCCGGGCTGCCCTGGGCCAGCGGTGGTTCGGACGACCGCGGCATCGGTTCCTTCGAACGCTGGCGGGGCCGCCCGGTCGACGTCCGGGTGATGTGGAACAACACCGAGACGTGGGACAGGGCCGAACGCAACTACGTGCTGCGAGAGGCCGCGGAACAGGGCGAGCGGCGACTCGTCAGCTACGGCGTGCCGCTGGTCACCGAGGAAGCCGGTCAGAGCCTGGCCGGGTGCGCGGCCGGCCGGAACGACGGGCACTTCCGGGTGATGGCGCAGGGCATCGTCGACACCGGTTTCGGCGACGCGATCGTGCGGCCCGGCTGGGAGGGCTCGGCGAGCTGGTACCCGTGGGGCGTCACCTCGCCGCGCAACACCGCCGACGGCGACGACGTCGAGGTCGCGGAGGAACGGTTCCGGCGCTGCTTCGCGCGGCTCGCGGCGGTGTTCCGCGAGGTCGCCCCCGACACCCGGCTGGAGCTCAACTACGGCAACGGGATCGGACGCGTGACGAACATCGCGGACGTCTACCCCGGTGACGAGTTCGTGGACATCGTCGCCAACGACGTCTACCTGTCGTCGGAGACGACCAGCGCGGCGGCCTGGACCGAGAGCTGCTGGGCCGGGACCGCCGAGCGCCCGGTGGGGCTGTGCCGGCTGGCGCAGTTCGCCCGCGAGCACGGCAAGCGGTTCGCGGTGCCCGAGTGGGCGGTCGACGCGCGCGAGGCCCCGGACGCCGATCAGGTGGCCTACGTCGAGGGGATGGTCGCGCTGTTCGCGGCCAACACCGACGTGCTGGCCTACGAGGGGTACTTCAACCGGACGAACGACCCCGACGAGCGGTGCCGCTACCGGCTGGACGAGGGGTGCAACGCGGGGGCCGCGCAGGCGTACCTGCGCCTGCTCGGGCCGCGGGCGTCCGTCGCGGGCACGGGGAACGCGACCGCCGCGCAGCCCCCCGGACGGACCGGGGAGCTGCGCGGCAGCGGGTGA
- a CDS encoding dolichyl-phosphate beta-glucosyltransferase, whose protein sequence is MTPSQPLTPAAEPAAAPDLHETPERTPAVPRAHEVEAFRALARANATIDALARPSAGQHPDGGLHGGADATDRPVVDLEVVVPAYDEEHRLPATLAAAVEHLSALTARTGLSAAVVVVDNGSVDRTSDLASAARGDVPVYLLGCRQRGKGSAVRRGFATSRARWVGFMDADLATPMDTLDRVLPLLADGAPVVIASRNAGEADRVVKQSSLRRLGGSVFRLAARSILPDVADSQCGFKFFDGRTVRAVLDDCTIDGFSFDVELLARLRWAGHPVVEVPVLWTDVPGSTFSPVRDGVRSFSDTVRIHRAARRWPAPAGSPA, encoded by the coding sequence GTGACCCCCTCGCAGCCCCTCACCCCGGCCGCCGAGCCGGCCGCCGCCCCGGACCTGCACGAGACGCCGGAGCGCACCCCCGCCGTGCCCCGCGCCCACGAGGTCGAGGCGTTCCGGGCGCTGGCCCGGGCCAACGCCACCATCGACGCCCTGGCCCGGCCCTCCGCCGGGCAGCACCCCGACGGGGGCCTGCACGGCGGCGCCGACGCCACCGACCGGCCCGTCGTCGACCTCGAGGTCGTCGTCCCCGCCTACGACGAGGAGCACCGGTTGCCGGCCACCCTCGCCGCCGCCGTCGAGCACCTGTCCGCCCTCACCGCCCGCACCGGGCTGAGCGCGGCGGTCGTCGTCGTCGACAACGGTTCGGTGGACCGGACCTCCGACCTGGCCAGCGCCGCCCGCGGGGACGTGCCCGTCTACCTGCTCGGCTGCCGCCAGCGCGGCAAGGGCAGCGCCGTGCGCCGCGGTTTCGCGACCAGCCGCGCCCGCTGGGTCGGCTTCATGGACGCCGACCTGGCCACCCCCATGGACACCCTGGACCGCGTGCTGCCGCTGCTGGCCGACGGAGCCCCCGTCGTCATCGCCTCGCGCAACGCCGGGGAGGCCGACCGCGTCGTGAAGCAGAGCTCCCTGCGCCGGCTCGGCGGCTCGGTGTTCCGCCTCGCCGCCCGCTCGATCCTGCCCGACGTCGCCGACAGCCAGTGCGGGTTCAAGTTCTTCGACGGCCGCACCGTGCGCGCCGTCCTCGACGACTGCACCATCGACGGCTTCAGCTTCGACGTCGAACTGCTCGCCCGCCTGCGCTGGGCCGGGCACCCCGTCGTGGAGGTCCCCGTGCTGTGGACCGACGTCCCCGGGTCCACGTTCTCGCCGGTGCGCGACGGCGTGCGGTCCTTCTCCGACACCGTCCGCATCCACCGCGCCGCCCGGCGCTGGCCCGCGCCCGCAGGGAGCCCCGCGTGA
- a CDS encoding ArnT family glycosyltransferase gives MALVLRAGATRALPGPRRVVDAVARAADLLRRGLHHPALAVLVVALAARLYRIDTAYEIHVDEVSYADTATAVADGQGLTMFGVPFHLHPPGYFVLLAVVEKVLAPFGLSEADRFAQVLHLRPAGAVLGALTCALVTVLVDRLAGRVPAVLAGLVLALDPFANRWDSRVFLEAPATLFSVTAISCLVALVQQERPRGRLVVGTGLAVAACTLCKEPYAFLAALPPLVLLVTGRLARRRDTGTVLAITVVANVGLLGALAAAGEFGDWWTEQSSGFLRLVGQDQSTGYNAPGAQSASSSFTEHLATFVPSVVLALLGALSAAVVLLPLLRPLWRTRRLPADPERAGRAVTSLWTACAFAYVGYAFCFGTFEEQNVSMLLAPAATGSGVLLAAVLRPRTRRRTVAAGLAVGLLLGASLTSWAHVHAGEDDSYLRVRDYLAAHVPLDARIAMTEVTGQFLYEGYDISAADTWAELGSEHVDLVLLSTELVSRGYGTASPELLSELQDHGRLVFTSTGQSLGRLELWDVRSVTGGSGRVNDVELTGTS, from the coding sequence ATGGCCCTCGTCCTGCGCGCCGGCGCGACCCGAGCCCTGCCCGGGCCGCGTCGCGTCGTCGACGCCGTGGCCCGGGCGGCGGACCTGCTCCGGCGGGGCCTGCACCACCCGGCGCTGGCGGTGCTGGTCGTCGCGCTGGCCGCGCGGCTGTACCGCATCGACACCGCCTACGAGATCCACGTCGACGAGGTCTCCTACGCCGACACCGCCACGGCCGTCGCGGACGGGCAGGGCCTGACGATGTTCGGGGTGCCGTTCCACCTGCACCCGCCGGGGTACTTCGTCCTGCTCGCCGTCGTGGAGAAGGTCCTGGCCCCCTTCGGGCTCAGCGAGGCCGACCGCTTCGCCCAGGTCCTGCACCTGCGTCCCGCCGGCGCCGTCCTCGGGGCGCTGACGTGCGCGCTGGTCACGGTGCTGGTGGACCGGCTCGCCGGGCGGGTCCCCGCCGTGCTGGCCGGGCTCGTCCTGGCCCTGGACCCGTTCGCGAACCGCTGGGACAGCCGCGTCTTCCTGGAGGCCCCCGCGACGCTGTTCAGCGTCACCGCGATCAGCTGCCTGGTCGCCCTCGTCCAGCAGGAGCGGCCGCGGGGCCGGCTGGTCGTCGGCACCGGGCTCGCGGTGGCCGCGTGCACGTTGTGCAAGGAGCCCTACGCCTTCCTGGCCGCGCTGCCGCCGCTGGTCCTGCTGGTCACCGGACGGCTGGCGCGGCGCCGCGACACCGGCACGGTCCTGGCGATCACCGTCGTCGCCAACGTGGGCCTGCTCGGCGCGCTGGCCGCCGCCGGGGAGTTCGGCGACTGGTGGACCGAGCAGAGCAGCGGTTTCCTGCGCCTGGTCGGCCAGGACCAGTCGACGGGGTACAACGCCCCGGGGGCGCAGTCGGCGTCCTCGAGCTTCACCGAGCACCTGGCGACGTTCGTCCCCAGCGTGGTCCTCGCCCTGCTGGGAGCCCTCAGCGCCGCCGTGGTCCTCCTGCCGCTGCTGCGTCCGCTGTGGCGGACGCGACGGCTGCCGGCGGACCCCGAGCGGGCCGGACGGGCGGTGACGTCGCTGTGGACGGCGTGCGCCTTCGCGTACGTCGGCTACGCCTTCTGCTTCGGGACCTTCGAGGAGCAGAACGTCTCGATGCTGCTGGCCCCGGCCGCCACCGGGTCCGGGGTGCTCCTGGCGGCGGTGCTGCGCCCCCGGACGAGGCGACGGACCGTGGCCGCCGGGCTCGCGGTCGGCCTGCTGCTGGGGGCGTCGCTCACGTCGTGGGCGCACGTCCACGCCGGCGAGGACGACTCCTACCTGCGGGTGCGCGACTACCTGGCCGCCCACGTGCCCCTCGACGCCCGCATCGCGATGACCGAAGTCACCGGGCAGTTCCTCTACGAGGGCTACGACATCTCCGCCGCCGACACGTGGGCGGAACTGGGCTCCGAGCACGTCGACCTCGTCCTGCTGTCCACCGAGCTGGTCTCCCGCGGCTACGGGACGGCCTCCCCGGAGCTGCTGAGCGAGCTGCAGGACCACGGCCGGCTCGTTTTCACCTCGACGGGTCAGTCGTTGGGCCGTCTGGAACTGTGGGACGTGCGGTCGGTGACCGGCGGCAGCGGACGGGTGAACGACGTGGAGCTGACGGGAACCTCCTGA